Proteins co-encoded in one Kribbella qitaiheensis genomic window:
- a CDS encoding DNA topoisomerase, producing the protein MTVGILTEKPSAARHFAAALGGSSGTYNGEQFVVAHARGHLYEFVDPHWMVSGPALVEKYQKWDLANLPWDPNDLSWELELIKGAGSLARDVNQTLSGCDEIVIATDVDPTGEGGMIAVNLLLELGLRPRSWSRMYFTDEAPASLQSGFTSRTAIASLQDLDEYKKAVYRSKFDFLSMQWTRCATNMARGCGRDIVLRQGRLKSAMVKLVGDQLQAYNSYVKQPFFQNRFRDENGVLYTNPAETRFGQKNQVPGLYSASPVVVDGTAMKQTAPPQLLDLAALSSMLVGQGVKAKFVLETYQKMYEAQVVSYPRTEDKTITPAQFNELAPLVDKIAAVVGIGTALLTHRQPRGTHVKPQGAHGANRPGPKVPASLDHVTQRFGQTGRLIYETLAKNYLAMHAEDYRYEQQKGHVQRYPAFVGITHVPKSAGWKAVFDPDAGDDSPDPGGNTAPDGVAVENGKGLGRIAEPFVFDGANKRPEHPTMKWLMNQLAKSDVGTGATRTSTYSEVTSTSANYPLLVERGRRLTLAEAGEMSWLLLPGTRIGDLELTEKVYADMRDIAAGTATADDRLAVVAGWVREDVAQMQKNAEVMRSRLGLQKTAVTQSERAAGTWTATGRDVTFARSWSGHRFSDSEVQRLLAGETIEFQAVNRQATSYDVFGALAVQTFKGTKFVGFKKLGLGHRDAGGNAQPPTQWCSHVFTPKEIAKLAAGEPVEASDFVSKDGNAFQCKVWFKEDKPGNGKKIIPDFDASLDSPPVSWCKHTFTDAERSALSSGTSIHVKGLTSAKGRKFDADLTWKEQDGKKKIVPAFA; encoded by the coding sequence ATGACTGTGGGAATCCTGACCGAGAAGCCGTCGGCAGCGCGTCACTTCGCGGCTGCACTGGGTGGCAGCAGCGGCACATACAACGGGGAGCAGTTCGTCGTCGCCCACGCCCGCGGTCATCTGTATGAGTTCGTCGATCCGCACTGGATGGTTTCCGGTCCGGCGCTGGTCGAGAAGTATCAGAAGTGGGACCTGGCGAACCTTCCCTGGGATCCGAACGATCTCAGCTGGGAACTGGAGCTCATCAAGGGTGCCGGCAGCCTGGCCCGGGATGTGAACCAAACGTTGTCCGGCTGCGACGAGATCGTCATCGCGACCGACGTCGACCCGACCGGCGAAGGCGGCATGATCGCCGTGAATCTCCTGCTCGAGCTCGGCCTGCGGCCGAGATCCTGGTCACGGATGTACTTCACCGACGAGGCTCCGGCGTCACTGCAGTCGGGGTTCACGTCGCGCACGGCGATCGCCTCGCTGCAGGATCTCGACGAGTACAAGAAGGCGGTGTACCGCTCGAAGTTCGATTTCTTGTCGATGCAGTGGACTCGCTGCGCGACCAACATGGCGCGCGGCTGCGGCAGGGACATTGTGCTGAGGCAGGGCCGGCTGAAGTCCGCGATGGTCAAGCTCGTGGGTGACCAGCTGCAGGCCTACAACAGCTACGTCAAGCAGCCGTTCTTCCAGAACCGGTTCCGCGACGAGAACGGTGTCCTGTACACGAATCCGGCCGAAACACGGTTCGGGCAGAAGAACCAGGTGCCCGGGCTCTACTCGGCCTCACCGGTCGTGGTCGACGGCACGGCCATGAAGCAGACCGCCCCGCCGCAGCTGCTCGATCTCGCGGCGCTGTCGTCGATGCTGGTGGGCCAGGGCGTGAAGGCAAAGTTCGTGCTCGAGACCTACCAGAAGATGTACGAGGCGCAGGTCGTCAGCTATCCGCGCACCGAGGACAAGACGATCACGCCGGCTCAGTTCAACGAGCTCGCGCCGCTGGTCGACAAGATCGCCGCGGTCGTCGGCATCGGCACAGCGCTCCTGACGCACCGCCAGCCACGCGGTACCCACGTCAAGCCGCAGGGTGCGCACGGCGCGAACCGGCCCGGACCGAAGGTGCCGGCGTCGCTGGACCACGTCACGCAGCGGTTCGGCCAGACGGGCCGGCTCATTTACGAGACTCTGGCCAAGAACTACCTGGCCATGCACGCCGAGGACTATCGCTACGAGCAGCAGAAGGGCCACGTGCAGCGCTACCCGGCGTTCGTCGGGATCACGCACGTACCCAAGAGCGCGGGCTGGAAGGCCGTGTTCGACCCCGACGCCGGCGACGACTCTCCTGACCCGGGTGGAAACACGGCGCCCGACGGCGTTGCGGTCGAGAACGGTAAGGGGCTTGGGCGCATCGCTGAGCCGTTCGTCTTCGACGGCGCCAACAAGCGCCCGGAGCACCCGACCATGAAGTGGCTGATGAACCAACTCGCGAAGAGCGACGTGGGCACCGGGGCGACGCGCACCTCGACCTACAGCGAGGTGACATCGACGAGTGCCAACTACCCGCTACTCGTGGAGCGCGGCCGCAGGCTCACGCTGGCCGAAGCGGGCGAGATGAGCTGGCTGCTGCTGCCCGGTACACGGATCGGCGACCTGGAGCTCACCGAGAAGGTCTACGCCGACATGCGCGACATCGCTGCCGGGACCGCGACCGCCGACGACCGCCTCGCCGTTGTTGCCGGATGGGTACGTGAGGACGTCGCCCAGATGCAGAAGAACGCCGAGGTGATGCGATCGCGTCTCGGCTTGCAGAAGACCGCGGTCACGCAGAGCGAACGGGCGGCAGGGACGTGGACGGCTACCGGTCGCGACGTCACCTTCGCTCGTTCCTGGAGCGGGCATCGTTTCAGCGATTCAGAGGTGCAGCGGCTACTGGCCGGCGAGACCATCGAGTTCCAGGCAGTCAACCGGCAGGCGACGTCGTATGACGTGTTCGGTGCGCTGGCAGTGCAGACGTTCAAGGGCACCAAATTCGTCGGGTTCAAGAAGCTCGGGCTCGGCCACCGCGACGCCGGTGGCAACGCCCAGCCTCCTACGCAGTGGTGCTCACACGTCTTCACGCCCAAGGAGATCGCCAAGCTGGCCGCCGGTGAGCCGGTCGAGGCCAGCGACTTCGTCAGTAAGGACGGCAACGCCTTCCAGTGCAAGGTCTGGTTCAAGGAGGACAAGCCCGGCAACGGCAAGAAGATCATTCCTGACTTCGACGCCTCGCTGGACTCCCCGCCGGTGAGCTGGTGCAAGCACACCTTCACCGATGCCGAGCGCTCCGCGCTGTCCAGCGGAACGAGCATCCACGTGAAAGGCCTGACCTCGGCGAAAGGCCGGAAGTTCGACGCCGACCTCACCTGGAAGGAGCAGGACGGCAAAAAGAAGATCGTGCCGGCCTTCGCCTGA
- a CDS encoding restriction endonuclease fold toxin-2 domain-containing protein translates to MQQGVADSAERTVEERAAASTGPDKDSPDSRLDELQEGRPDRPSTRPAGDAADVVDQRGQRDAATTENPQTSGEATSAVHDATDRLPANMHEKMLQSPVFTRLGWGSGDDADSKEDDDLRSREPGEQAVGPEGQQDGGKPELADVTEPATRNGDAASPDTESHDRSSSPEEQSEGDSARNEETAGAGPETPAVADAPNQADEIAATPEDIIPDSDGRDDPRSAEPRSDIELDDQRSFDEADSVAKVGADEEQPHWLGAAVDTESVVQGAGESVVPDGESLTTLRDSKAVAEGRKESETSLLASNADASGGVQTGLEERQWTDPEKRRSWVEERLADPEHTKPVTSDKPWAQYQRARVGDVEVELQTAEPGSTIWADGLEIDPDTVVVVEVKYVTRPDRSLYEGTVPPRMLEVMLRPFDREMYRYASVVQHNANPVERIRLVTSTDAAARFLGERARRILGEDIDLDIQVWSEEEH, encoded by the coding sequence GTGCAGCAGGGTGTCGCCGATTCGGCCGAGCGAACCGTCGAGGAGCGAGCCGCAGCCTCGACCGGGCCGGACAAAGACTCGCCTGACTCGCGGCTGGACGAACTTCAGGAAGGCCGGCCGGATCGACCCTCGACTCGGCCCGCAGGTGACGCCGCAGACGTCGTGGACCAGCGAGGCCAGCGCGACGCAGCAACGACCGAGAACCCACAGACGTCCGGCGAGGCGACATCGGCCGTTCATGATGCCACTGACCGGCTGCCCGCGAACATGCACGAAAAGATGCTTCAGAGCCCGGTCTTCACGCGCCTCGGCTGGGGATCCGGTGACGATGCTGACTCGAAAGAAGACGACGACCTCCGGAGCCGCGAGCCGGGGGAACAGGCGGTAGGTCCTGAGGGACAGCAGGACGGGGGCAAGCCGGAACTCGCGGATGTGACCGAGCCAGCGACGCGGAACGGCGACGCTGCGAGTCCCGATACCGAAAGCCACGACAGATCCTCTTCCCCCGAGGAGCAATCCGAAGGCGACTCCGCGCGCAATGAGGAGACCGCGGGCGCCGGTCCGGAGACCCCGGCCGTAGCCGACGCTCCGAACCAAGCAGATGAGATCGCGGCCACGCCAGAGGACATAATCCCGGACTCCGATGGCAGAGACGACCCGAGGAGCGCCGAACCACGCTCCGACATTGAGCTGGACGACCAACGCAGCTTCGATGAAGCGGACTCGGTCGCAAAGGTTGGTGCCGATGAAGAGCAGCCACATTGGCTCGGTGCTGCAGTCGACACCGAGTCGGTGGTGCAGGGTGCCGGCGAGTCGGTGGTGCCAGATGGCGAGTCGCTCACGACGCTCCGCGATAGCAAAGCTGTCGCAGAAGGCCGGAAGGAATCCGAGACTTCGCTGCTGGCGTCGAACGCCGATGCCTCGGGCGGTGTTCAGACTGGTTTGGAGGAGCGCCAGTGGACGGATCCCGAGAAGCGTCGCAGTTGGGTCGAAGAACGGCTGGCTGATCCGGAACACACGAAACCGGTCACGTCGGATAAACCGTGGGCGCAATACCAAAGGGCGCGTGTTGGAGATGTCGAGGTGGAACTACAGACGGCGGAGCCCGGCAGCACGATCTGGGCAGACGGTCTGGAGATCGACCCCGACACCGTGGTCGTGGTGGAGGTGAAGTATGTGACGCGGCCCGATCGCAGCCTGTACGAGGGCACAGTGCCGCCCCGCATGCTCGAGGTGATGCTGCGCCCGTTCGATCGCGAGATGTATCGCTATGCAAGTGTCGTGCAACACAATGCCAATCCCGTTGAGAGGATCAGACTCGTGACGAGTACGGACGCCGCAGCGCGCTTCCTGGGAGAGCGAGCACGAAGGATTCTCGGCGAGGACATCGACCTGGATATCCAGGTCTGGTCGGAGGAAGAGCACTAA
- a CDS encoding HD domain-containing protein: MLVFELGREAARLMPESSELITSAAAMASFLHRRQTRFVRGRLPWVPYVEHPLRVALRLMRWGVRDPEVVAAALLHDVVEDCSGELLSVFGCQGETTLCCLARLYGDGTAEYVHQVTNPDAVVDLESYQIHVTALAWSRTPAVLIKASDLKDNAGSIPYQLGYGEDERMLRLLRKYLPCVREIAGALSAMGLETASEFSWSAAAADLCRLTTELEELAGEHNIVV, encoded by the coding sequence ATGCTGGTGTTCGAGCTCGGCCGTGAGGCTGCTCGACTCATGCCCGAGTCGAGCGAGCTCATCACCTCGGCCGCTGCGATGGCCTCCTTCCTGCACCGCCGGCAAACCAGGTTCGTGCGCGGTCGTCTGCCGTGGGTGCCGTATGTCGAGCACCCGCTTCGCGTGGCGTTGCGGCTGATGCGATGGGGCGTGCGTGATCCAGAGGTGGTGGCCGCGGCTCTGCTGCATGACGTTGTAGAAGATTGCTCCGGAGAGCTGCTCAGCGTATTTGGTTGTCAAGGCGAGACGACGCTGTGTTGCCTGGCCCGGCTCTACGGCGACGGGACGGCAGAGTACGTGCATCAGGTGACGAACCCCGATGCTGTGGTCGACCTGGAGAGCTACCAGATCCACGTGACGGCGCTGGCCTGGTCGCGGACTCCGGCGGTGCTGATCAAGGCCAGCGATCTCAAAGACAACGCTGGATCTATCCCGTACCAGCTGGGGTATGGGGAGGACGAGCGGATGCTGCGGCTGCTTCGTAAGTACCTGCCGTGCGTACGGGAGATCGCGGGGGCCTTGAGCGCAATGGGCCTAGAGACAGCATCAGAGTTCTCTTGGTCTGCGGCCGCAGCTGACCTATGCCGACTCACGACAGAGTTGGAAGAGCTGGCCGGCGAGCACAACATTGTGGTGTGA
- a CDS encoding single-stranded DNA-binding protein yields MSNPVNQGTLIGRLARDPMRFKNSDGSHKVVFTVFADRDHKNARGEVLSDAISVEAFVRKETDVDDTPFAKIHRGDKVALSTTLRMDNYVRDGENIYDLKVVVERITFLESLQVTQARLAERVVAAEQTNQAARAATPAQAEALVGAQNSPIGSELPFS; encoded by the coding sequence ATGTCGAACCCGGTCAACCAAGGCACCCTCATCGGCCGCCTGGCCCGCGACCCGATGCGGTTCAAGAACAGCGACGGCTCGCACAAGGTCGTGTTCACGGTCTTCGCGGACCGCGATCACAAGAACGCCCGGGGCGAGGTGCTGTCGGACGCGATTTCCGTCGAGGCGTTCGTACGCAAGGAAACCGACGTGGACGACACGCCTTTCGCCAAGATTCACCGCGGAGACAAGGTCGCGCTGAGCACGACGTTGCGCATGGACAACTACGTGCGCGACGGCGAGAACATCTATGACCTGAAGGTCGTTGTCGAGAGAATCACTTTCCTCGAGTCACTGCAGGTCACACAAGCCCGGCTGGCCGAGCGAGTCGTCGCCGCCGAGCAGACCAACCAGGCGGCTCGAGCAGCTACGCCGGCCCAGGCAGAGGCCCTTGTCGGTGCGCAGAACTCGCCGATTGGCTCCGAACTCCCCTTCAGCTGA
- a CDS encoding ATP-binding protein, producing MTVQPLIPQWRITEVPLVGGPDTNGGQRLTALRRGLLPALMLQASAGRPFSFCWTRASAGGPIEVRAGIEPSHGAVSYPAGARAVAADPIEFPYWVSVDGLHDVLTALPEAEVEPAGTLEDFAEVLPAFAWQIQAVPISEQERRELLDDLHLQITVGLDREKISGRDALELERNRARYRDFSAAQGGLWSAQIFAGGADEDSAKLAAQTLAGVADLHTTPYTLTTQPSTRDETTGFKATGELLAAIARPPVREIAGVRVVEQVRFDLTPETPPDGIPLGDVIDASGRAVGTMTVSQSTLNRHAFVAGATGSGKSQTIRHLLEGLTDASVPWLVIEPAKAEYAAMAGRLGSDSSVAVIRLGDPDAVPLSLNPLEPEAGFPLQTHLDLVRALFLAAFEANEPFPQVLSQALTRCYTSYGWDLALSRGGTEYPSLADLQTTARTVVDDIGYGAELAADVRGFVDVRLTSLLLGTPGRFLGGGYPLDVADLLSRNVVLELEDVGDDQDKAFCMGVVLIRLIEHLRVRRGPSSNLRHVTVVEEAHRLLKASADGTTSHAVEMFAGLLAEIRAYGEGIVVAEQIPSKVIPDVVKNSALKILHRLPAADDRETVGATMNLDEPQSRAVVSLPSGQAAVFTDGMDRPVRVRIPHGEPREQRAATPPTVKAAGRRNFLRGGGSADRLSTVREIADVAQLLEHNPRFVLWVELLTVAHLVAAPRPVPGSPWVFNDVSSGVVECAIEESVSSAVFGRLQAIEGQVVPARLAAHLTEVVRGVVREQEFSCAATEIEWQAGAFRFADVADALRTHTGPLNAPHPLTNEWGVRGLKLWGSTIEEQIWSFLKVGSASVPPALLLGDGSLLRAAASLSIATDPYSQLLEATHGLIVPGHWHRYVFRTLESAGE from the coding sequence ATGACCGTCCAGCCGCTGATTCCGCAGTGGCGCATCACCGAAGTGCCGCTGGTCGGCGGACCGGACACGAACGGCGGGCAACGGCTGACTGCACTGCGGCGCGGGCTGTTGCCTGCCTTGATGTTGCAGGCGTCGGCGGGGCGGCCGTTCAGCTTCTGCTGGACTCGCGCGTCAGCCGGCGGGCCGATCGAGGTTCGAGCCGGGATCGAGCCGTCGCACGGTGCGGTCTCCTACCCGGCGGGCGCCAGGGCTGTCGCCGCAGACCCGATCGAGTTTCCCTACTGGGTAAGCGTCGACGGCCTGCATGACGTACTCACTGCACTGCCCGAGGCCGAGGTCGAACCGGCAGGGACGCTGGAGGACTTTGCTGAGGTGCTGCCCGCTTTCGCCTGGCAGATCCAGGCTGTCCCGATCAGCGAGCAAGAGCGGCGGGAGCTCCTTGACGATCTTCATCTGCAGATCACGGTCGGACTGGACCGCGAGAAGATCTCGGGCCGCGACGCGCTCGAACTGGAGCGCAACCGCGCCCGATACCGCGACTTCTCCGCGGCGCAGGGCGGCCTGTGGTCGGCGCAGATCTTCGCCGGTGGGGCAGACGAAGATAGTGCAAAGCTGGCAGCGCAGACCCTGGCAGGGGTAGCCGACCTGCACACCACCCCCTACACATTGACCACTCAGCCCTCGACTCGCGACGAGACGACTGGCTTCAAGGCGACAGGCGAGCTGCTCGCCGCGATCGCGAGGCCGCCGGTGCGCGAGATCGCCGGCGTCCGTGTGGTCGAACAGGTGCGGTTCGACCTGACACCCGAAACGCCGCCAGACGGCATCCCCCTCGGCGACGTCATCGACGCCTCAGGGCGTGCGGTCGGGACCATGACAGTTTCGCAGAGCACGCTCAACCGGCACGCGTTCGTCGCCGGCGCTACCGGTTCCGGCAAATCCCAAACCATCCGGCACCTGCTCGAAGGACTCACCGACGCATCCGTACCGTGGCTGGTGATCGAGCCCGCGAAAGCCGAGTACGCGGCGATGGCGGGCCGGTTGGGCTCGGACTCGAGTGTCGCAGTCATTCGCCTCGGCGACCCTGACGCGGTACCGCTGAGCCTGAACCCTCTGGAACCGGAGGCCGGGTTCCCGTTGCAGACGCACCTGGATCTCGTTCGTGCCCTGTTCCTGGCCGCGTTCGAGGCGAACGAGCCGTTCCCTCAGGTGCTCAGCCAGGCGCTGACACGGTGCTACACGTCGTACGGATGGGATCTCGCGCTGAGCCGCGGTGGAACGGAGTATCCGTCTCTCGCGGACCTGCAGACGACAGCACGAACGGTGGTTGACGACATCGGGTACGGCGCCGAGCTCGCGGCGGATGTGCGTGGTTTCGTCGATGTCCGCCTGACCTCGCTGCTCCTCGGGACGCCTGGCCGGTTCCTCGGCGGGGGATACCCGCTCGATGTTGCTGATTTGCTGAGCCGCAACGTCGTACTCGAGCTCGAAGACGTTGGTGACGACCAGGACAAGGCCTTCTGTATGGGCGTCGTACTGATCCGGCTGATCGAACACCTCCGCGTGCGCCGAGGACCGTCCTCGAATCTGCGCCACGTGACCGTCGTGGAAGAGGCCCACCGCTTGCTCAAGGCAAGTGCCGACGGCACCACGAGTCACGCGGTCGAGATGTTCGCCGGCTTGCTTGCCGAGATCCGCGCGTACGGAGAAGGCATCGTCGTTGCGGAGCAGATCCCCAGCAAGGTGATTCCGGACGTCGTCAAGAACTCTGCCCTCAAGATCCTGCACCGGCTGCCCGCCGCTGACGACCGCGAAACGGTCGGCGCCACCATGAACCTCGACGAGCCCCAATCCCGAGCTGTCGTCTCACTCCCGTCTGGCCAGGCCGCGGTCTTCACCGATGGCATGGACCGCCCAGTTCGAGTTCGCATCCCGCACGGCGAACCACGCGAGCAACGAGCCGCTACACCCCCGACAGTCAAAGCCGCCGGCCGCCGGAACTTCTTGCGTGGAGGGGGTAGCGCTGATCGACTTTCCACAGTTCGCGAGATCGCCGATGTTGCCCAGCTTCTTGAGCACAACCCAAGATTCGTTTTGTGGGTGGAGCTGCTGACGGTTGCTCACTTGGTCGCCGCGCCTAGACCGGTACCCGGATCCCCGTGGGTGTTCAACGACGTCTCGTCAGGGGTGGTCGAGTGCGCGATCGAGGAGTCAGTCAGCTCGGCCGTATTTGGACGCTTGCAGGCGATCGAGGGCCAGGTCGTACCGGCCAGGCTGGCCGCTCATCTGACCGAGGTCGTGCGTGGTGTCGTGAGGGAGCAAGAGTTCAGTTGTGCGGCGACGGAGATCGAGTGGCAGGCTGGCGCGTTCCGGTTCGCCGATGTTGCCGACGCCTTGCGGACCCATACCGGACCGCTGAACGCGCCACACCCATTGACCAACGAGTGGGGTGTGCGTGGGTTGAAGCTGTGGGGATCGACGATCGAGGAGCAGATCTGGAGCTTCCTGAAGGTCGGCTCCGCCAGCGTGCCGCCGGCATTGCTGCTCGGTGATGGCAGCCTGCTTCGTGCCGCCGCCAGTCTGTCCATCGCGACCGATCCGTACTCGCAACTGCTCGAGGCGACGCACGGACTGATCGTGCCTGGACACTGGCATCGCTATGTCTTCCGGACGCTGGAAAGCGCGGGCGAGTAG